In Neisseriaceae bacterium CLB008, one genomic interval encodes:
- a CDS encoding NAD-dependent succinate-semialdehyde dehydrogenase, whose protein sequence is MLINGQWRLAENRFSVHNPATGAWLGDVGDATPADIEAAIAAAHQAFPAWSGTNPYERARLLGEAHRLMLAQKTELAELMSQEQGKPLKAALNEVQYGADFLSWYAEEAKRIYGETIPSGRDNQRFLVQHQAVGVVGAITPWNYPISMITRKLAPALAAGCTVVLKPAESTPLCAVAMMKIFEAAGFPAGVVNLITVSRPDAVGEAFCQDPRIQKLTFTGSTAVGKKLNALAAAHLKRVSLELGGHAPAIVCADADPVHAAKGLALVKFLNTGQACISPNRLFVHQDIMAPFLAELVKRVSALKAGPGLEPGNSIGPLINAAALNKVDAQVKDAVAKGATLLCGGQRLLHDGLDQGYFYAPTVLAGVTEEMRIYREETFGPVAAVLAFDSEEAVLRQANDTQYGLAAYVYTEQLARAMRLFEGLRFGIIGLNDINPTSAAAPFGGMQHSGLGREGGRAGIHEYLETKLAGMVI, encoded by the coding sequence ATGTTGATTAATGGCCAATGGCGTTTAGCCGAAAACCGCTTTTCGGTTCACAACCCAGCCACCGGTGCGTGGCTGGGGGATGTGGGCGACGCCACCCCTGCCGATATTGAGGCGGCGATCGCCGCCGCCCACCAGGCTTTTCCCGCCTGGTCGGGCACCAACCCTTATGAACGTGCCCGTCTATTAGGCGAGGCGCACCGCCTGATGCTGGCGCAAAAAACCGAGCTGGCTGAGCTCATGAGCCAAGAGCAGGGCAAGCCCTTGAAGGCGGCTCTGAACGAGGTGCAGTACGGCGCCGATTTTTTGAGCTGGTATGCCGAGGAGGCTAAGCGCATCTATGGCGAGACCATTCCATCTGGCCGTGATAATCAGCGCTTTTTGGTACAGCACCAGGCCGTCGGCGTGGTCGGTGCCATCACGCCTTGGAATTATCCGATTTCCATGATTACCCGAAAGCTGGCGCCAGCCTTAGCGGCCGGCTGTACCGTGGTGCTGAAACCGGCCGAAAGCACACCGCTGTGCGCCGTGGCGATGATGAAAATCTTTGAAGCCGCTGGCTTTCCTGCCGGCGTGGTGAATTTAATCACCGTGAGTCGTCCCGACGCGGTTGGCGAGGCGTTTTGCCAAGACCCCAGAATACAAAAACTGACCTTCACCGGCTCTACGGCCGTGGGTAAAAAGCTGAATGCGCTCGCTGCGGCCCATTTAAAGCGGGTGTCGCTAGAGTTGGGTGGCCATGCGCCGGCCATTGTGTGTGCCGATGCCGACCCAGTACATGCGGCCAAAGGCTTGGCGCTGGTGAAATTCCTGAATACCGGCCAGGCCTGCATCAGCCCTAACCGTCTGTTTGTGCATCAAGACATCATGGCACCTTTTTTGGCCGAGCTGGTGAAACGCGTGAGCGCACTTAAAGCAGGGCCAGGCTTAGAGCCGGGCAACAGCATTGGCCCCCTCATCAATGCAGCTGCGCTGAATAAGGTTGATGCTCAGGTCAAAGACGCTGTGGCCAAAGGCGCCACGCTGCTGTGCGGCGGCCAACGGTTGCTGCATGACGGGCTTGATCAAGGCTATTTCTATGCGCCCACGGTGTTGGCGGGCGTGACTGAGGAGATGCGTATTTACCGTGAAGAAACCTTTGGCCCAGTGGCCGCCGTGTTGGCATTTGATTCGGAAGAAGCGGTCTTGCGCCAAGCCAACGACACCCAATATGGGTTGGCGGCCTATGTGTATACAGAACAATTGGCGCGCGCCATGCGGTTATTTGAAGGCTTGCGCTTTGGCATTATTGGACTAAACGACATTAACCCCACCAGTGCGGCGGCGCCATTTGGCGGCATGCAGCACAGTGGTTTAGGACGAGAAGGAGGACGTGCAGGCATTCATGAATATTTAGAAACCAAGTTAGCAGGCATGGTGATTTAG